The Rhododendron vialii isolate Sample 1 chromosome 1a, ASM3025357v1 region AACTTCGACATGACCCCCGGGTGCACGCGCGAGGTCAACGTCATCTCCGGTTTGCCGGCCGCAACTAGCATCAAGTGGCTTGACGTGCTCGACGATGATTGATGCGTGACCAGGTTCAGCATCACGGGGGTGTAAGCACCGGCTGAGGAACTACATGTCGCTAACGACGGTGCACGAGCTGGAGCACGACGAGCGGATCTAGACCGTCGTCTTGAAATTCAGTGGCCATCAAAAACTCCTCATCTTCTTTGATGCCCTTTTTCTCGTATACACTCTTTACAATCTGAGTTCACCGAGATATCATGATTttgatttatttagttttattcaatttcatggtaaattatttgcattgtttaccatgaaatatggcATGAAGTCGATTTTATGAAATCTTACGATATGGGTTCATGGTTTATTTGGTTCTTTCGGTTTGAGACATTTGATAACATGGTTTATTTTATGGTCTCAAATGTATGTCATGATTTATTTGGTCCttaaattttatgtttttttcccaataaaatCATGGTGTATTCCGTTTAGTTCAAGAAatcatggctaggatttgtattttttttaaaataaatcatGGTGTACTTATTAAATCGTAATTATTTTGGTGTAATTCAAGTTGAAATAAATCATAGTGTATTCATAAAAAACATGATCGATTTCACTATATATTTAGAATATATCCATTATGGATTTGAAAAATTGAGAATTCAAAATCCCCCCATATTTATCCCTTAATCATCCCATTATTTTAAGTAACTAAATTACTACaatcccactaatttaggaaaaaaatatgctcatacatataaatatataattaaaaggGTAATAGATAATGAAATCTGAACATGAATATTCAaaaactccattttttttcctcaaaaccAAACGAAGTGTTGCATTTGAGTCTGGAAAATCTCTAACTTTTGAATATCAAAAATTCTAATAGCAGAGAcgatttgcagagaaccacgcagagaaaaacgcgtttggccccatttcgggtcccgaaaaaatctagaaaaatgtctataaaattttgaatattcttttatggggccctataaaaaatcagctccagcggatatcggtaagtattacttttggattcgtagggacgaaactgctcagttcgtctctacgaatccaaaagtaatacttaccgatattcacCGGCgcttattttttatagggccccataaaaataatattcaaaaatttatggatatttttctagattttttttagactCGAAATGAGGCCAAACGCATttttctctgcgtggttctctgcaaatcgTCCCTGCGCTCGAGTTTGAATATCAAAAAAACTAAGAGCAGGGACAATTTGCAGGGACAATCCGCAGGGACAAACGCATTTGGCCccatttggatcccgaaaaaatctaaaaaaatatccataaattttttaatattattttatggggccctgtaaaaaatcagctccagtggatatcggtaagtattacttttggataaatAGGGGCGAAATTATCAATTCGCTCCTACTTatcaaaaagtaatacttatcgatatccactggagctgattttttacagggcttcataaaataatattcaaaaatttatgaatatttttttagattttttcgggattcAAATAGgaccaaacgcgtttgtccctGCGGACTGTCCTGCTACGACTGTTTGAATATATGTTCTCTCATCCTCCCCGGGCCGCGTATCCGCAGGCTCGCTTTCTTCTCTCTGTTTCCCCCACCTCTAACTCTATTCTACGAACACCAAGTGCGAAACCCAGTTCGCACTTTGAATCCCCTGCTGCTACAAGAATCaaagctccctctctctcaaattcctGCCATTCCCAACTTCAGAGATGTTAGCTTGCATATCTTCTTCATCACCGTCGCCATTTCTTATCTCCTCTGACATCCATCGAACACCAGGTGCGAAACCAAGGTCGCTGTCATGGTCGTCTTCATTTCCTCACTTGAACTTGTCTATCAATTCAATTTCAAGCCCTTTGAATCCCCCACGCCAAAGGGTATGTAAGACTACCATTTTTATTTCTAAGTCTTTATCCTTCTTACTATTTCTTTTGTTGCTCAATTATCTCTCTCTTGATAGGTTTGGTAAATGACTGTTTCTGTGTCAAACCCATTTCTATGATTTGGCAATGATATAGGGAATTTggatttatttttccttttacaTTAGGATTGGATATTAGAAATAGATGTAAGATTTCCTGTAGTTGGTTGTCTCTGAGATTGACCATGAACTTTGAGGTCTTTTCTGTTGAACTCCTGTTGGAAAATCCATGGCTTACCCAAGGTTGTAGCTTATGGGTGGTTTCCAAAGTGTCTATATCTGAGAGGGCATCCTCGTTATGCACACAAAAGATTTTCTGGGAtctactctattttttttgtaaattagtgTTTATGTGGCAATCCATTCCTCCAATTCTGTACAAAAGTAGTTCTTTGAGATAAGAATTGTGAAAGGGCTTGTAAAGCCTGATTCAACTTTAGTTGCTCTTCGCTGAGGGTTCGGGACTAGAGCATTACGCTAATTGATGATGTAAACCCTAGGTTATTAATACTTGTTATAGCAGCCGCTTTTCTTCATTTGATAAATAGTGGAAACTCGTGGGAACCACGTAAAATATCTTTGTCTTTGCGTTCTTGTTTTTTGTTCGTGATCTTTGCGCGTtgtgtgtttgttggtttggcCAAATCTCCAACAACATCTTACTTCAATTTGTATGTTGTGATTTTGCATTTGCCTTCAGTTTGGTAGAATTTGTTCTTCgccttcatttttttctctccttaGGGATTCATCTTACCTTAGTGTTTGGAGAACAAtctatctttttattttatttctggTGCCTGCCAGAATAGAAAACCGGGCAACAATTTCCTTCTATGTAGTAGTCCTAATATCTTCCCACTTCATATTATTCCCGGAGTTGTCAACCTCTACCTTTTGTTGCTTTCCCCaacgttaaattttttttgtagtggcAGCATGAAAATGGCTCCATACTCTTGCATAGGATCTCATTTTTAGCACAGCATTTTTTGTTGACCAAATAAGCCATATCCAATTAAATTGCAAGAGATCCTCCTTTTCACTCTTGCCGCCGAGCAAGAAGCAACCATCTTCGGTAAGATAGCAATAATGTGCTAGTGTTATAAACGGAAAATATTTAATGATGGTCTTGATCCAAAAAATCATTTGGACACTTTGCTCTCGATCTTGCAGATTGAATTTCTCTAGTGATAACTAGGACCAACTCCATTCACGCACTCTTAGTCTGCCGCTCCTGGTAGGTGACACATACCAGTTTGTCCAGTTTTTGTGGTTTTGGATGTCCCATTTTAAGAAGACTTGTGGTCTCAATTAGGGCCACAAACAATTTTTCCCTAGCTTGGCTTGAAAAGCTATACGAGGTTCAAAAATGTGTTAAATCTTGTTTATCATTGCAGTGATGTCAAACGAGTTTCAGTTAAGATGGTATCATCCTGAGCTCAAGAagcttgttttttctttttccagtttAATGTTATCAACTCGAGCTCATAAAATTAACGAGCTTCGAATTGTGTTTAAGTTTAAGCTTTGTTTGCATAACAATCCAATCTCAAAAGAGCTTTTCCTAAGCTGATGAGTTGTCGAACTTACGTGGCCTGGTACATTTTATTGCCTTCGAGCATCTCCATTCGTTTGGCAAATCTTTTGCCAATGCCAAAATTTTAGCAGAAATGAGCTAAAGTGCAGCTCCACTAGATGGACAAATCCCTTGCCACATCACCATTAATGCTCTCAAAGTCTCAATCTCTGTTGGCTTTGATCCAACTGTAAGATGTAACAGTTGCACCAACTAGCGTAGAACCAATGGAGGAACATTGGGCAAGAAGGGGTCAAATAACACTGTAATTAGCCAACTTTTACCTTTTTGGCGATGACATTGCCAGAATGGCATAAACCTGTGGAGATGCTCTTGTATCAACATGGTTAAACAGATCAGTTTTGGGGATGGATGGTTTACCAATCAATGCTTCTTTTATTCACGCTACGTAGTCTCGGTAaagaattaattttgtttcagGAATTCGTTGTTCGCGCCGCCTGGACACGGAGGTCACGAAGTGAAGCTGCAAAAAAACCTAATAGGAAATCATGGAGACAAAGAACGGATATGTATCTGAGACCGTTTCTtctaaacattttcttttcaaagcGTTTCATCCATGCAAAAGTGATGCATAGGGGAACCAGCAAAGTGATATCAGTCGCCACCACAAATGCCAAGGATCTTAGGAATACATTGCCATCTCTAACTGATGATAGTGCATGCAGAGTGATAGGGAAGTTGATTGCTGAGCGGTCAAAGGAAGCCGATGTGTTTGCAATGGCTTATGAGCCCAGGAAGAATGAGCGAATTGAAGGGAAGCTTGGAATTGTCATCGATACAATTAAGGAGAATGGTATTATATTTGTTTGACATATAGCAGGTTTTCACTGCCACTTCATCTTTTTCTGAGGAAGATATTAGTTTCCTGTTAATCTGATCATGCTGCAAgagcgtgtgtgtgtgtgtgtgtgtgagatagagagagagagagagagagagagagagagagagagagagagagagagagagagagatgcttcgTCACTTGGGTAGCTATTGTACTGGAAAGTTCATGTTAATGAGTTTCTGGGTGACAAATTCTTTCACGTGTTGCTTccagatttttctttttggcttaAGAAAATAGGAGGGAGTACCAATGCACAACAACTCTCAATGTGCGTAACTGAAGAAACCCCGGCCTATTACAGTTTCCGACgtaccaagaaaagaaaaccaaaaagaaacccGTATTCGCTGGGACCTGGGTGATCAAGTAATTTCATATATCATCTACTCTTATCCACTTACTCATATCTATCTGTATCAACTACTATGCAAACCAGGTATAAGCTAACCTCCCTTCTTAGCTAATCCCCTTATAACATATCCACCTAAAAACTTATCACAAACGGGCCATTAGCTCCATCGATGGTTGACTCACCCTTCTTTCTTATCCACCCAAAACCTTACCGGTCCAACAAACGGGCTGTTAGCTCCATCGACGGCTGGCTCACCCTTCTTTCAAACGGGCCATTAGCTCCATCGACTGCTGGCTCAGTGGTGCCTCTAGGGGTCAATGGACAATGGATACGTATCTCACCTCCATATATCGTCCAAGTTGAATCCCCAAACCATATCCCGAGAAACTTGCTTAGGGTTGAACCACTCTTGTTTTTGCAAGAGACCGG contains the following coding sequences:
- the LOC131318769 gene encoding uncharacterized protein LOC131318769, which translates into the protein MLACISSSSPSPFLISSDIHRTPGAKPRSLSWSSSFPHLNLSINSISSPLNPPRQREFVVRAAWTRRSRSEAAKKPNRKSWRQRTDMYLRPFLLNIFFSKRFIHAKVMHRGTSKVISVATTNAKDLRNTLPSLTDDSACRVIGKLIAERSKEADVFAMAYEPRKNERIEGKLGIVIDTIKENGIIFV